The following are from one region of the Salvia splendens isolate huo1 chromosome 2, SspV2, whole genome shotgun sequence genome:
- the LOC121760914 gene encoding probable receptor-like serine/threonine-protein kinase At4g34500, translating to MEDPGSSDAGGFFTQKTPILGQKLFIIIIATVVVVVAAFALILLFLRSRSSRRRLIGVNQSSGLLPLVFTKTGDEREADQTQRKSEMKKVFVIGGVDAESESKESSTMQSESSSAMSASTDGLGSSRWGRWFSMRELQIATNQFSTQNVIGEGGYGIVYRGVLQDGSVVAVKNLLNNKGQAEKEFKVEVEAIGKVKHKNLVSLLGYCAEGTQRLLVYEYIDNGNLEQWLHGNVGPVSPLTWDIRMKIAIGTARGLAYLHEGLEPKVVHRDVKSSNILLDRKWNPKVSDFGLAKLLGPEKSYVTTRVMGTFGYVSPDYASTGMLNEGNDVYSFGVLLMEIITGRSPVDYSKPPGEMNLVDWFKGMVASRRDKEITDPLMDVPPPPRAIKRILILCLRCIDLNANKRPKMGQIVHMLEADEFPFRVEPRPIRDTETLQARVSISNRDQLAN from the exons ATGGAGGATCCCGGTAGCTCCGACGCCGGCGGTTTTTTCACTCAAAAAACCCCAATTCTCGGACAGAAGctgttcatcatcatcatcgccaCCGTCGTGGTCGTGGTCGCTGCTTTCGCTCTAATTCTCCTGTTCCTCCGCAGCCGGAGCTCGAGGCGACGCCTCATTGGCGTGAATCAGAGCTCCGGACTTCTGCCGCTGGTTTTCACTAAGACCGGAGATGAGAGGGAGGCGGATCAGACACAGCGAAAGAGCGAGATGAAGAAGGTGTTTGTGATTGGGGGCGTTGATGCGGAGTCGGAGAGCAAGGAGTCCAGCACGATGCAGAGCGAGTCCTCGTCTGCAATGTCGGCGTCGACCGACGGTCTGGGGAGCTCTCGGTGGGGGCGGTGGTTTAGCATGAGAGAGCTGCAGATTGCGACGAATCAGTTTTCGACTCAGAATGTGATTGGAGAAGGTGGTTATGGAATTGTTTATCGTGGGGTATTGCAGGATGGTTCCGTGGTTGCTGTCAAAAATCTTCTAAACAACAA GGGTCAGGCGGAGAAGGAGTTTAAGGTGGAGGTTGAAGCTATTGGCAAAGTAAAACACAAGAACCTTGTGAGTCTCTTAGGTTATTGTGCTGAAGGAACTCAAAG GTTGCTGGTCTATGAGTACATTGACAATGGCAATTTGGAGCAGTGGCTGCATGGCAATGTGGGGCCAGTTAGTCCGTTGACTTGGGATATTCGCATGAAAATTGCCATTGGGACAGCCAGGGG ACTAGCATACTTACATGAAGGATTAGAACCCAAAGTTGTCCATCGTGATGTGAAATCCAGTAACATACTTCTAGACAGGAAATGGAACCCGAAAGTGTCTGACTTTGGACTTGCCAAGTTATTGGGACCTGAGAAAAGCTACGTGACTACACGAGTGATGGGAACATTCGG ATATGTCTCCCCTGACTATGCAAGTACTGGTATGCTCAATGAGGGGAACGACGTATACAGCTTTGGAGTTTTACTCATGGAAATAATAACCGGAAGGAGCCCAGTAGACTATTCCAAACCACCAGGAGAG ATGAACTTGGTGGATTGGTTTAAAGGGATGGTAGCAAGTCGGCGTGATAAAGAGATTACAGACCCACTGATGGATGTTCCTCCTCCCCCGAGAGCTATCAAGAGAATATTAATACTTTGCCTCCGATGTATAGACTTGAATGCCAACAAACGTCCTAAGATGGGTCAGATTGTTCACATGCTTGAGGCCGATGAATTTCCTTTTCGCGTG GAACCTCGTCCAATTCGTGATACAGAAACTCTGCAGGCCCGAGTATCTATCAGCAATAGAGATCAATTAGCCAACTAG
- the LOC121787981 gene encoding coatomer subunit gamma-2-like — protein MAQPLVKKDDDRDDEADYSPFLGIEKGAVLQEARVFNDPQLDARRCSQVITKLLYLLNQGDSFTKVEATEVFFAVTKLFQSRDNGLRRMVYLIIKDLSPSADEVIIVTSSLMKDMNSRTDMYRANAIRVLCRITDGTLLTQIERYLKQAIVDKNPVVASAALVSGIHLLQTTPEIVKRWSNEVQEAVQSRAALVQFHALALLHQIRQNDRLAVSKLVTSLTKGTVRSPLAQCLLIRYTSQVIRETGVNSQTGDRPFYDYLESCLRHKAEMVIFEAAKAITELSNVTTRELTPAITVLQLFLSSSKPVLRFAAVRTLNKVAMTHPMAVTNCNIDMESLISDQNRSIATLAITTLLKTGNESSVDRLMKQITNFMSDIADEFKIVVVEAIRSLCLKFPLKYRSLMNFLSNILREEGGFEYKKAIVDSIVILIRDIPDAKEGGLLHLCEFIEDCEFTYLSTQILHFIGNEGPKTSDPSKYIRYIYNRVILENATVRASAVSTLAKFGALVDSLKPRIFILLRRCLFDNDDEVRDRATLYLNSLGDGSVAETDKDVKEFLFGSLDIPLTNIETTLRNYEQNPTEEPFDINSVPREVKSLPLVEKKAPGKKPTALGGLPPAPTSASDAYERLLSSIPKFANFGKLFKSSVPVELTEAETEYAVNVVKHIFDQHVVFQYNCTNTIPEQLLENVTVIVDASEAEEFSEVGVKPLKSLPYDTPAQTFVAFEKAEGVPAVGKFSNTLRFTVKEVDTSTGEAEDDGVEDEYQLEDFEVVAADYILKVGVSNFRNAWESMDPETERIDEYGLGPRESLVEAVNAVISLLGMQPCEGSETVPSNSRSHTCLLSGVYIGNVKVLVRLSFGMGATKEVAMKLAVRSDDVNVSEAIHEIVASG, from the exons ATGGCTCAACCGCTTGTCAAGAAAGACGATGATCgcgatgatgaag CTGATTACTCaccatttttggggattgaaaaGGGTGCAGTATTACAGGAAGCTAGGGTTTTTAATGACCCTCAGTTAGATGCTAGGCGGTGCTCTCAA GTCATCACGAAGCTTTTGTATCTTCTTAATCAGGGTGACTCGTTCACAAAG gTCGAGGCCACAGAAGTATTTTTTGCTGTCACAAAACTGTTTCAGTCTAGAGATAATGGTTTGAGAAGGATGGTATATCTAATCATAAAGGATCTTTCTCCCTCTGCTGATGAG GTTATTATTGTCACAAGCTCCTTAATGAAAGACATGAATAGCCGAACTGATATGTACCGAGCAAACGCAATCCGCGTCCTTTGCCGAATCACTGATGGAACACTCTTGACACAAATTGAGAGATACTTAAAGCAGGCTATTGTGGATAAAAATCCAGTGGTTGCGAGTGCCGCCCTTGTGAGTGGTATTCATTTGCTGCAG ACTACTCCGGAGATAGTCAAGAGATGGAGTAATGAAGTTCAAGAAGCTGTTCAATCGCGCGCCGCACTTGTACAATTTCATGCCCTTGCTCTGCTACACCAG ATACGACAAAATGATCGGTTGGCTGTTAGCAAGTTGGTTACAAGCTTGACAAAGGGAACTGTTCGCTCTCCTTTGGCCCAGTGCCTCTTGATCCGCTACACCAGTCAG GTTATCCGAGAGACTGGTGTTAATTCTCAGACTGGAGACCGCCCGTTTTATGACTATCTTGAGAGCTGTCTTCGCCATAAAGCTGAAATGGTTATCTTTGAAGCAGCCAAAGCAATCACTGAGCTGAGCAATGTCACAACCAGGGAGTTGACTCCTGCAATAACTGTATTACAACTTTTCTTAAGTTCTTCAAAGCCTGTGCTAAGGTTTGCTGCTGTGCGGACATTAAACAAG GTGGCTATGACACATCCGATGGCGGTCACAAACTGTAATATAGACATGGAAAGCTTGATTTCCGACCAGAATAGAAGCATAGCTACTCTTGCCATTACCACACTGCTGAAAACTGGCAATGAATCTAGTGTTGATCGGTTGATGAAACAGATAACAAATTTCATGTCTGATATTGCTGATGAATTTAAGATTGTTGTGGTAGAAGCTATAAGGTCATTGTGTCTGAAGTTCCCTCTGAAGTACAGATCTTT GATGAATTTCTTAAGCAATATATTGAGAGAAGAGGGTGGGTTTGAGTACAAGAAGGCAATTGTTGATTcaattgttattttaattagagACATTCCAGATGCGAAAGAAGGTGGACTGCTGCACTTATGTGAATTCATTGAGGATTGCGAATTCACATATCTTTCTACCCAG ATACTTCACTTTATTGGAAATGAGGGACCCAAGACCTCAGATCCTAGCAAATATATCCGCTATATTTACAATCGAGTTATACTCGAGAATGCTACTGTGCGAGCCAGCGCTGTCAGCACACTGGCAAAATTTGGTGCCCTGGTTGATTCCCTGAAG CCTCGCATATTTATCTTATTGAGGCGATGCCTGTTCGACAATGATGATGAG GTCCGAGATAGAGCTACTCTTTATTTGAACAGTCTTGGTGATGGTTCAGTTGCTGAAACTGACAAAGATGTAAAGGAATTTTTGTTTGGATCACTTGATATACCACTAACAAATATTGAGACTACTTTGAGAAACTAT GAACAGAATCCTACAGAAGAGCCTTTTGATATCAATTCTGTACCCAGGGAGGTAAAGTCTCTGCCCCTTGTCGAGAAGAAAGCCCCAGGAAAGAAGCCAACTGCTTTGGGTGGTCTACCTCCTGCACCCACTTCTGCATCCGATGCTTATGAAAGGCTTCTCTCCTCTATTCCTAAATTTGCAAATTTTGGAAAGCTTTTCAAG TCGTCAGTGCCAGTGGAGCTTACAGAAGCAGAAACCGAGTATGCAGTTAATGTCGTCAAGCACATATTTGACCAACATGTGGTGTTTCAGTACAATTGCACAAATACAATACCAGAGCAGCTGCTTGAAAAT GTGACTGTTATTGTGGATGCTTCTGAAGCGGAGGAATTCTCTGAAGTAGGAGTCAAACCTTTGAAATCACTTCCTTATGATACACCAGCCCAAACATTTGTGGCATTTGAGAAAGCTGAAGGTGTCCCTGCGGTTGGAAAATTTTCTAACACATTGAGGTTCACTGTTAAAGAG GTTGATACCTCTACTGGAGAGGCTGAAGATGATGGTGTGGAAGATGAATACCAGCTCGAAGATTTTGAGGTTGTTGCTGCTGATTACATTCTAAAAGTGGGAGTCTCTAACTTTAGGAATGCATGGGAAAGCATGGACCCTGAAACGGAGCGCATAGATGAATATGGCCTTGGGCCCAGGGAAAGCCTTGTCGAGGCTGTTAATGCAGTCATCAGTCTTCTTGGCATGCAGCCTTGTGAG GGCAGTGAGACGGTCCCAAGCAACTCAAGATCGCATACATGTTTATTATCTGGTGTGTACATAGGCAATGTAAAGGTGCTTGTCCGTTTGTCGTTTGGAATGGGTGCGACGAAAGAGGTGGCGATGAAATTAGCTGTGAGATCCGATGATGTGAATGTGAGTGAAGCCATTCATGAAATAGTGGCTAGTGGATAG
- the LOC121773549 gene encoding putative proline-rich receptor-like protein kinase PERK6 codes for MDGNNRYPGGATNTEQWMPAPPPPPPMMSFTLPPPHPSVMWSGYNQSTFSYNDLAAATGGFAQANLLGQGGFGYVHKGVLPNGKEVAVKSLKQNSGQGEREFQAEVDIISRVHHRHLVSLVGYCISGSQRMLVYEFVPNSTLEDHLHAPESPPIQFSTRLKIALGSARGFAYLHEDCHPKIIHRDIKAANILLDNNFEAKVADFGLAKLSSETSTHISTRIMGTFGYLAPEYASSGKLTDKSDVYSFGIVLLELITGRRPVDITRDDDDDTLVDWARPILFNVVGEGGSYQELVDPRLENQYEHGEMLRMVTAAAACIRQSARKRPKMSQVVRALEGDVSLDDLQEVMKAQGSLSTSNSDYDLQRYQRMSPGLSNQNFSTAGSDLTDYSQSSSNEQRRPSPGFHYGS; via the exons ATGGACGGGAACAATAGATACCCAGGGGGGGCGACGAACACGGAGCAATGGATGCCGGCCCCACCCCCTCCTCCGCCGATGATGAGCTTCACGCTGCCCCCACCGCACCCGTCGGTGATGTGGAGCGGGTACAACCAGAGCACCTTCTCGTACAACGACCTGGCGGCTGCCACGGGTGGGTTTGCGCAGGCCAACCTGCTCGGGCAGGGGGGGTTCGGCTACGTGCACAAGGGGGTGCTGCCCAACGGGAAGGAGGTGGCCGTCAAGAGCTTGAAGCAGAACAGCGGCCAGGGGGAGCGGGAGTTCCAAGCCGAGGTCGATATCATAAGCCGCGTCCATCACCGCCATTTGGTATCCTTGGTTGGCTACTGCATCTCCGGATCGCAGCGGATGTTGGTTTACGAGTTCGTCCCCAACTCCACTCTTGAGGATCACCTTCACG CTCCTGAGAGCCCACCAATCCAATTTTCGACCAGGCTTAAAATTGCTTTGGGTTCTGCTAGAGGCTTTGCTTATCTTCACGAAGATT GTCATCCTAAGATTATCCATAGAGATATTAAAGCTGCAAATATTTTGCTTGATAACAATTTTGAAGccaag GTTGCTGATTTTGGATTAGCCAAGCTTTCGTCGGAGACCAGTACCCATATTTCAACTCGCATAATGGGAACGTTTGG CTACTTGGCGCCTGAATATGCTTCGAGTGGGAAGCTCACAGACAAATCCGACGTGTACTCGTTTGGGATTGTGCTTCTAGAACTTATAACTGGACGACGCCCTGTCGACATCACTAGAGATGATGATGACGATACTCTAGTTGATTGG GCTAGGCCAATTTTGTTTAATGTGGTGGGAGAAGGAGGAAGCTACCAAGAGCTGGTGGATCCACGGCTAGAAAACCAGTATGAGCATGGAGAAATGCTTCGTATGGTAACCGCTGCCGCCGCCTGCATCAGACAATCTGCAAGAAAACGTCCTAAAATGAGCCAG GTTGTCCGGGCTCTGGAAGGCGACGTGTCGTTAGACGATCTGCAGGAAGTGATGAAAGCGCAGGGATCGTTGTCGACGAGCAACTCTGACTACGACTTGCAAAGATATCAAAGGATGAGCCCGGGACTTTCTAATCAAAACTTCAGTACCGCCGGTAGCGACTTAACCGACTATTCTCAGTCTAGCTCCAATGAACAGAGACGGCCAAGCCCGGGATTCCACTACGGCTCCTGA
- the LOC121787991 gene encoding ras-related protein Rab7-like, translating into MPSRRRALLKVIILGDSGVGKTSLMNQYVNKKFSNQYKATIGADFLTKEVQFEDRLFTLQIWDTAGQERFQSLGVAFYRGADCCVLVYDVNVMKSFDNLNNWREEFLIQASPSDPENFPFVVIGNKTDVDGGNSRVVSEKKARAWCASKGSIPYFETSAKEGTNVEEAFQVIAKNALTTGEEEEIYLPDTIDVGSGAQQRSTGCEC; encoded by the exons ATGCCGTCTCGTAGAAGAGCTCTCCTCAAGGTCATCATCCTCGGCGATAGCgg GGTGGGCAAGACCTCATTGATGAATCA ATATGTAAACAAGAAGTTTAGCAACCAATACAAGGCGACAATTGGGGCAGATTTCTTGACAAAGGAAGTGCAGTTTGAGGATCGGCTCTTCACATTACAG ATATGGGATACAGCTGGACAAGAAAGATTTCAAAGTCTCGGGGTTGCTTTCTACCGTGGTGCTGATTGTTGTGTGCTTGTCTATGATGTGAATGTCATGAAATCATTTGACAATCTCAATAATTGGAGGGAAGAGTTCTTGATTCAG GCTAGCCCATCAGATCCTGAAAATTTTCCATTTGTGGTGATTGGCAACAAGACTGATGTGGATGGTGGAAATAGTAGAGTG GTATCTGAGAAAAAGGCTCGGGCTTGGTGTGCCTCTAAAGGAAGTATTCCTTACTTTGAGACTTCTGCCAAGGAAGGCACCAATGTTGAAGAAGCTTTTCAGGTTATTGCAAAGAATGCCTTGACGACtggagaagaggaagaaat ATACCTGCCGGACACAATTGATGTTGGTAGCGGCGCCCAACAAAGGTCAACTGGATGCGAATGTTGA